A single genomic interval of Oryzias latipes chromosome 3, ASM223467v1 harbors:
- the mnep gene encoding nephrosin precursor (The RefSeq protein has 1 substitution compared to this genomic sequence) translates to MILLTTTLSALLLSVRCFNPQIYFREHVRSHAVLVEEEEDLSISTLLEKANVNVGKNLDDPLVMFGDIAVPTGLQNADPCTARGCLWPKSSDGNVYVPFRISGQFSSRERDTILQGLRSFEGSTCIRFTPHQSQRDFVDIQSRTGCWSFVGRRGGGQVVSLMRQGCVFMGTIQHELLHALGFNHEQTRSDRDSHVRILLQNVISGQEHNFRKIETRNLGTPYDYNSIMHYGRFAFSRNREPTIVPIPDPNVPIGRATEMSSNDILRVNRLYECRSAK, encoded by the exons ATGATCCTCCTGACGACAACGCTGAGCGCGCTCCTCCTCTCTGTCCGCTGTTTCAACCCTCAG ATTTATTTCAGAGAACATGTCAGAAGTCATG CTGTCCTCgttgaagaggaggaagatctCAGTATCTCCACTCTGCTGGAAAAGGCCAACGTTAACATTG GAAAGAACTTGGATGACCCTCTGGTGATGTTTGGAGACATAGCGGTGCCAACAGGGCTGCAGAATGCAGATCCCTGCACAGCAAGAGGCTGCTTGTGGCCTAAGAGCAGTGACGGCAATGTCTATGTGCCTTTCCGCATCTCCGGACAATTCT CCAGTAGAGAACGAGACACCATCCTCCAGGGCCTGCGCTCCTTTGAGGGCTCCACCTGCATTCGCTTTACACCTCATCAGAGTCAGAGGGACTTTGTAGACATTCAGTCTCGCACTGG GTGTTGGTCATTTGTGGGACGCCGCGGCGGCGGTCAGGTGGTGTCACTGATGCGCCAAGGCTGCGTGTTCATGGGTACCATCCAGCACGAgctcctccacgctctgggcTTCAACCACGAGCAGACACGCTCTGACAGGGACTCCCATGTTCGCATCCTCCTGCAGAACGTGATTTCTG GACAGGAGCACAACTTCCGCAAGATCGAAACAAGGAACCTGGGCACCCCCTATGACTACAACTCCATCATGCACTATGGAAG ATTCGCTTTCTCTAGAAATAGAGAGCCAACCATCGTTCCGATTCCTGACCCGAACGTCCCGATCGGCAGAGCCACCGAGATGAGCAGCAACGACATCCTCAGGGTGAACCGCCTCTATGAATGCA